The DNA sequence CGATGGGTGGGATGAAGAAAAAGTTACTGAGGGTGAGGAGCAGAGCTGCAGCCATCTGCCGAGAGTAAGACTGCGCTGTCGCTCCATCCGTACAGCCCCATCCCTGCCAACCTGTCAACAGCAAGCAACACAAGAAGACTCAATGTCACAACTCAGTACCATTAATTATTAATGCTTTATAGTCAGttgttgatgtgtgtgtgtgtgtgtgtgtgtgtgtgtgtgtgttaatttaCCTGCTTTGCACACACATGCACCATATAGGTAGCTGTGTGTACGTAGCAATCTGCACTCTCCATACGGCCCACATTCATCAATGCATGCAGTCACACTCACAGACACACCCACTATAGCTGATGCATTCCTGCAGTCGACACTGAAAAAACAACACAGGAACATGAGTAATGCTCACAAGGTGCTTTAAAGTCAACATACTTTAATATCTACTTTAATAGATGTTCCTGTATCAAAAAGTGTACTAAAGTAAATGGTATCAGTGATTAATTCTGATGCACAGTTCATCAGTGTACATCATGTCAAAGAAAAAAGGTTAATattgattaaataaattaatgtttctGGGaaaaaacgttccaggatttttctccatatagtggacttcaatgggacccaaCAGGGCCAAAGGTCcaatttgcagtttcaatgcagcttccaagggctctacacaatcccagatgaggaataagggtcttatgtagcgaaacaatctgtcattttcataaaagataaaaatgtatatactttttaaccataaatgcttatcttgcaaTAGCTCTGTGATGCATGTCTTCACATCGCATAATCACATTGAAAAAGTCAAGCATAattagttcaaaaaggtagggtaaggCAAAAAACTCCACATCTcatgttctcctccaacttcacaaTCATTtgacattgttttacctttttcataattggtgtttgactttctttgctttgcaaacactgggtcggtactgcCACCTATGCCACGCATACATGATTACATAATActtgcaagacgagcatttgtggttaaaatgtatataaatgttttgtttttagaaaatggcagatcgtttcacaagataagacccttattcctcagctggtgTAGAGGCCATTGAAGATGCActgaaacagcaatttggaccttcgacccgctgggtcccattgaagtccattatatggagaaaaatcctgtaatgttttcctcaaaaaccttaatttcttttcaactgagtaaagaaagacatgaacagggGTGAGTAATTATCTAGTAATTAACTAACTCTTCAACATTCTGTTAATTCtgtaaatatagaaatataatgcATTGCAAATGACGTTTAATCTCAAAACTCGACACAAAAAAACAACCGGACTGTCTGCAGTCATACAATATAAATGTATAGTGTCTATCGTACTATGTGTGCTAGTACTGCACTGACCTGTCATTGCACACGGTCTGAAGGCTGAGGTACCACACTCCTGCGTCTGGAAATGGAATCCTCAACAGAGCCTGTGATTCATTGCTGCTCACGCTCAGAGAATAGCCCTGCATAAGTGCTACATGCACACATATACGCAGAGAGCTTCAAATGTGACATTCAGGAGAATATTATTAAACAGGTATTGCTCTAATATCAACGTGAGACTAACCTGTAGCACAAGTCTGGCTGCGGTTGAGATGAAGTACTGGAGCAGAAGGTGTGAGACATGCTTTGACACGAGCAAATCCACCAACCGGAGAACTCTACGCCACAAAcacaagaataaaaaaatgttaaatttattACAACACAATATGAGTAAAAAAATACACTGATGCACTGACACAAATTCAATATACTAAGTATCCAATGATTTAAAGTTACTAGGATAACTGGGTCACGGCTCATTATTGATGTCATCATTGTTGTAGTGAATATGCTGCACTCAAATGAAATAAGCCACAAGACGCTGTGATGAAAAGACATGATGCAAAGTGGATGACTCCTTCAATCAGATCTGTTTTACAATAAtctttttggatttttttgtgcatgaattaatttttctttattattcattcaattatttttttcctcacaaagaAAATGTCCAATGCCCATGAGTACACTACCAGATCTAccacaagatttttaatgttttgttaaagaagtctcttctgcgcaccaagcctgcatttatttgatccaaagtacagccaaagcagtacaattttgaaatatttttactatttaaaataaccgttttatatttgaatatattttaaaatgtaattgattcctgtgatttcaaaagtaaattttttgcatcaatactccagtcacatgatccttcagaaataatactaatattctaatttgctgctcaaaaaccatttattattattttgtattattattatgttaaaaacaagttttttcaggtttctttaatgaataaaaaagttcagaagaacatttatctgaaatagaaatcttttcttacattataaatgtctttatcatcaatttaaagcatccttgctaaataaaagtatatatttctATAATTCCCCCCCAccccaaaaaaattatactgactttaagcttttgaatggtatagtgtataatgttaaaaaagctttttatttcaaataaattcagatctttggatctttctattcatcaaagaatcctaaaaaagtactcaactcttttaaatattaataataataataataataataataaaaaaaaaatgtttcttgaacagcaaatcagaatattagaatgatttctgaaggatcatgtgacactgaacactggagtaatgacgctaaaaattcagatttgcatcacaggaataaattacattttaaaatatattcaaagagaaaactgttactttaaactgcaataatatttcaaaattttactgtttttactttatttctgatAAAATGCATGCCTTGATGAGCACAAAAGACATCTTTCaaaatcattcagaaaacatACAGACTGCAAACTTAGATGGCATCatagtatattatattaaatgCTTACAGTGTTCAAGTGGAGCTGTACGACAAACGTGCCGCCACTATCTCCAGGAGAGTGCTCAAGTGTGACCACAGTTGGAAGGTCTGAGGTCACGGTTAGGTTGCTGCTGGAAACGATGAAGCGTAGTGATAGCACATCCTGTTCATCTCTGAACACTGAAGGGCTTCTCATGCACATTGGCTCAGAGCTGTTAGCACGCAGGCCCGGTTGGTCTCTCATGGAAACGGATGTGTTAGTGAGGCCACCTGAGGTGTTGCTTTGGGGAGCAATGATGGTACGAATGAAGGCTGAGGTGTTGAAATCTGAAGAGACGCTCAAAGGTTTACATCCCACTGTATAAAATGAGAGAGGAGAGAAATATGTTTAGGAATCAAGcaaaaaagtgaaattaaaatgATAGGTGAATCATAACAGACCTGTGACATTGGCAGAGATGCTGAAAGGTATAGTGGTGTTTGGGTGACTAGTCTCAACCGTAACCAGCAACCAGCTGTTCCATGGGGGGATGAGGACCGAGGCAGAGCAGCTCTCTAACCCTGAACAGTTCTGTTTCACCTCCGAGCCCTGCTTCAAAGTGCTAGAGCCTACAGTGATTGACAGGCCGCAATCATTTCCCAGCTTTACAGAACAGTTCAAGATGAAAACATCCAACCTGGAGGAGAACTCTGGAACAAAGACCCTAAACAGAGAAGATACATAAAAATACTTCAGAATTCAACAAAAacttaaacatgacattttactATATATACATTTCAGGGATGACCAATAAatgatcaaatgtgacagtaaagacatttataatgttacagaagttttatttttttaatgttctattcatcaaagaatcctgaaaaaaggtatCATGGTTTTCACTAAAAGATTAATCACAGCTGTTTTGAACATTAAtagtaataagaaatgtttcttgagcagcaagcACATCAGAatgttttttgaaggatcatgtgacacttaagacatgatgctgaaaattctttgcaataaattatattttagaatttttttaacagtttatttaataatatgaattcttattaacaaaaaaagtaactaacagatatatattttacttcaagggttaattaaaaaatgaaagttctataattataattactcacactcatgtcgaCCCAAACTCATAAGTCATtcatatttttgaagaaatccgaGAGAAAAtgattgaataaagtcattatttttgttttctttgtgcacaaagttaaggttgaaccactgatgactattttatcagtgtccttactacctttctggcccttgacagaaagctctcgggtttcatcgaaaaaaatatcttaaaggaaccgtatgtaagaaatttatgtcagttaatcataaaatggccctgacatgtcactagacattaagaaatcatgttcatttcaaatacttatatcactgacaacagtggtccgtccaggatattgtcatttaaaagtgagagttgcagccctcaactgatgttattgttttcattttgtgttttggtctgaggcgccaccctccagctatccaccaatcacgaaatcagtagagttttgtgatctgggttgccagctctgttacagctgcggctatacgaacatgtcagataaaacatgtataacgttacgaaacgtaaaagacctggttatgaatccgaaatacgtcgtgacaaagtccgaaataaaaaaaggatttgtataggatatgcctttgaaagatggagacggctgaaaacggagaagaatttgaagatagacgccatagttggtaattttctcctggacaagtaagattcatctatgtttggctaactttgcttccgtacacagtggatttcccacggtcggccgtgcaaaatgcgttcataaaaagctttatatcgcaccactagcagggtatgaaaacaacctatgttccgactgaaatgtggtattacagtac is a window from the Garra rufa unplaced genomic scaffold, GarRuf1.0 hap1_unplaced_046, whole genome shotgun sequence genome containing:
- the LOC141315894 gene encoding post-GPI attachment to proteins factor 6-like is translated as MEKYFALCLLLYAVAGCFANDLTYLNGFYSKTPQRLSKYSWFGNVRLYHFRVPEDAVLVRWLLTVSRGSGLNCGNQNITVHFRAGAPPVINPIETAFPNSTSASLAHNLTLIIPSGQSGNVTLFNVTHPKPGDWFLAAHLPKDEGKIEQQGLPSCSYLFQAQMYLRRAADLPILQYNIPLSQTLTTNPALFKVFVPEFSSRLDVFILNCSVKLGNDCGLSITVGSSTLKQGSEVKQNCSGLESCSASVLIPPWNSWLLVTVETSHPNTTIPFSISANVTVGCKPLSVSSDFNTSAFIRTIIAPQSNTSGGLTNTSVSMRDQPGLRANSSEPMCMRSPSVFRDEQDVLSLRFIVSSSNLTVTSDLPTVVTLEHSPGDSGGTFVVQLHLNTSSPVGGFARVKACLTPSAPVLHLNRSQTCATALMQGYSLSVSSNESQALLRIPFPDAGVWYLSLQTVCNDSVDCRNASAIVGVSVSVTACIDECGPYGECRLLRTHSYLYGACVCKAGWQGWGCTDGATAQSYSRQMAAALLLTLSNFFFIPPIVVALYRGYHVEAAIYFFTMIFSTFYHACDQPGVTVMCIMDYDTLQFCDFLGSVVSVWVTIVCMARLQDPVKY